In Candidatus Nealsonbacteria bacterium, one DNA window encodes the following:
- the recO gene encoding DNA repair protein RecO, whose translation MAVHYRTQGFCIKKVDRGEVDQFLTFYTKDYGKLEVLGKAIRKIKSKLRPGAELFYLSEIEFIQGKTHKTLIDAVLIEKFENLRKDLKRLKIAHKIIENLDDLIKGQEADEKIWHLLIETFEKLNSLNSKVKRIENSLSVENPLLEILHHYFLWNFLTLSGYQLELYFCSLCQKKVGPQNLFFNPKEGGLICHQCSGFLHKIPKKIDAETVKIIRLLLKKDWPILKKLKIEKENLNSLKVISDCYFSEILKEVK comes from the coding sequence ATGGCGGTTCATTACCGAACACAGGGATTTTGTATTAAAAAAGTTGATCGGGGGGAGGTAGACCAGTTTCTGACTTTTTATACCAAAGATTATGGGAAGCTGGAGGTTTTAGGGAAAGCCATCAGAAAAATTAAGTCCAAACTAAGGCCCGGGGCAGAGCTTTTTTATTTGTCGGAAATTGAATTTATTCAGGGAAAAACCCATAAAACCCTGATTGATGCCGTTTTAATTGAGAAGTTTGAAAATTTGAGAAAAGATTTGAAAAGATTAAAAATCGCCCATAAAATCATTGAAAATTTGGATGATTTAATCAAAGGTCAAGAAGCGGATGAAAAGATTTGGCATTTATTGATTGAAACTTTTGAAAAATTAAATTCGTTGAACTCAAAGGTGAAACGAATTGAAAATTCGTTGAGCGTCGAAAACCCCTTATTGGAAATTCTCCATCATTATTTTCTTTGGAATTTTTTAACTCTTTCTGGTTATCAATTGGAACTTTATTTTTGCTCTCTTTGTCAAAAAAAGGTTGGCCCCCAAAATCTTTTTTTCAATCCCAAAGAAGGCGGGTTAATTTGCCATCAATGTTCCGGTTTCCTTCATAAAATTCCAAAGAAAATTGATGCCGAGACGGTTAAAATAATAAGATTGCTGCTTAAAAAAGATTGGCCAATCTTAAAAAAACTTAAAATTGAAAAGGAAAACCTGAATTCGCTCAAAGTCATTTCCGATTGTTATTTTTCGGAAATTTTGAAAGAAGTTAAATAA